The Anas acuta chromosome 2, bAnaAcu1.1, whole genome shotgun sequence genome contains a region encoding:
- the FAM8A1 gene encoding protein FAM8A1 → MAEAGGGGPGAGCERSPAEPPPPPQSPPAEGKALSAAEYARRVHQWLWDSYCGYLSWQSGLPALLAASAAASAAPQPPAPAAAGGAAAPAAASAASTAAYYSPFYLLAPAWPQAAGSRPGPAPRAAPGSATAPREPAGRPAGREFLIPSLAHRFIAEMVDFFILFFIKATIVLSIMHLSGIKDISKFAMHYIIEEIDEDTSMEDLQKMMVVALIYRLLVCFYEIICIWGAGGATPGKFLLGLRVVTCDTSVLVAPSRVLVIPSSNVSMTTSTIRALIKNFSIASFFPAFITLLFFQHNRTAYDIVAGTIVVRRNGIR, encoded by the exons ATGGCGgaggccggcggcggcggcccgggGGCCGGCTGCGAGAGGAGCCCCGCGgagcccccccctcctcctcagTCCCCTCCGGCAGAAGGGAAGGCTCTGAGCGCGGCCGAGTACGCGCGGCGGGTGCACCAGTGGCTGTGGGACTCGTACTGCGGCTACCTCAGCTGGCAGAGCGGGCTGCCCGCCCTCCTCGCCGCCTCCGCCGCGGCCAgcgccgccccgcagcccccggcccccgccgcagcggggggagccgcggcccccgccgccgcctccgccgcctccACCGCCGCCTACTACAGCCCCTTCTACCTCCTGGCCCCCGCCTGGCCGCAGGCAGCGGGCAGcaggcccggccccgcgccccgggCTGCCCCCGGCAGCgccacagcccccagggagCCGGCGGGGCGGCCGGCAG GTCGCGAGTTCCTTATCCCTTCACTGGCCCACAGGTTCATAGCAGAGATGGTGGAtttctttattctcttcttCATCAAAGCAACCATTGTTTTAAGTATTATGCACCTCAGTGGGATAAA GGACATCTCTAAATTTGCTATGCATTACATAATAGAAGAAATAGATGAAGATACATCCATGGAAGACTTGCAGAAAATGATGGTAGTAGCTCTCATCTACAGGTTATTAGTCTGCTTCTATGAG ataaTCTGTatttggggagcaggaggagctaCCCCAGGGAAGTTCTTGCTCGGACTGAGAGTTGTGACGTGTGACACATCTGTACTCGTTGCTCCCAGCCGTGTGCTAGTCATTCCTTCCTCAAATGTCAGCATGACAAC gtcTACAATAAGAGCTTTGATCAAGAATTTTTCTattgcttccttttttcctgcattcattacactgctgttttttcagCACAACAGAACAGCCTATGATATTGTAGCAGGAACTATTGTGGTAAGAAGAAATGGAATCAGATGA